A window from Theobroma cacao cultivar B97-61/B2 chromosome 3, Criollo_cocoa_genome_V2, whole genome shotgun sequence encodes these proteins:
- the LOC18604780 gene encoding uncharacterized protein LOC18604780 isoform X4, whose product MMENSEEAVDDQGSGWLEVKKKHRSSSKFSVQSGVGGFSAKNANNLIRGQPSSYEKGGIVQGKCRSQLQTSGRNSDVHSRGGLAKSTAESNEDKKDLCYLDKCVVKQDHEDPMTPSFFVKNSNGSCADNQKILSKDKPHIVHKIKWGDLEDDVLVAHHETNIGAEIKFGDIGDDNVRGCRKHDNTCNSLSCSSCTKIQENTVEASMDVDSHSCQISPLTPKDEIMEETFKEACEISSEALEAQTDNDKVISEDDGYKEIHTEHIKPINDNQVDSSFLSCQDSGPAAILEVPDVMLEVGKPKISEASLVDGGSSTKMVSQGGVLLPPENSGPETLTESIMTDCIQDGRIPGDLSKAQIITAFGEGDAGESKERFRERLWCFLFENLNRAVDELYLLCELECDLEQMKEAILVLEEAASDFKELTTRVEEFENVKKSSSQVVDGVPITLKSDHRRPHALSWEVRRMTTSPHRAEILSSSLEAFKKIQQERAGRRPGDSKKSLGQDRSNRASTSGDNSRKSIMLSDVTSSDKESGIKSRKLGGGSDLTQGNLHGEKRNIESGKSSKLYSVQNGRDPPKKYISSDVASSRPLLKDYSAASGSGKSKREYLGSETEKLLPRKDKTLTENIVEKNSKSVDHIKRQIPSEKDKDRRNATSWKSMDAWKEKRNWEDILSSPFRVSYRVSHSPNVGKKSAERVRILHEKLMSPEKKRKTALDLKKEAEEKHARALRIRSELENERVQKLQRTSEKLIRVNEWQAVRTMKLREGMHARQQRSESRHEAFLAEVVRRAGDESSKVNEVRFITSLNEENKKLMLRQKLQDSELRRAEKLQVMKTKQKEDMAREEAVLERRKLIEAEKLQRLAETQRKKEEAQIRREEERKASSAAREARAIEQLRRREERAKAQQEEAELLAQKLAERLSESEQRRKFYLEQIRERASMDFRDQSSPLLRRSVNKESQGRSTPTNNSDDCQANGSVILGNSALATGNGALQHSLKRRIKRIRQRLMALKFEFSEPPAAPENTGIGYRTTVGTARAKIGRWLQELQKLRQARKEGASSIGLITAEMVKFLEGKEPELQASRQAGLLDFIASALPASHTSKPEACQVTIHLLKLLRVVLSTPVNRSYFLAQNLLPPMIPMLSAALENYIKIAASLNLPGSTNSLSCKTLLENFESVSEVLDGFLWTVSAIIGHISSDERQLQMRDGLLELLIAYQVIHRLRDLFALYDRPQVEGSPFPSSILLSIHLLVVLTSSPGNSSINWESLPIEMELGNESQETKIAATPDCGCSFVNSNTGDDRPPLSALNGSVVAPLSDVPEDRPLDESCRINKNDNLVLIGKDVERKTTDGSVQLNNVSTARIDGTDVSPKNLVEQKEEKLVIIPSEEKLNENISSLKQPLAFLLSTISETGLVSLPSLLTSVLLQANNRLSSDQASNALPSNFEEVATGVLKVLNNLALLDITFMQRMLARPDLKMEFFHLMSFLLSYCTSKWKAANDQIGLLLLESMLLLGYFALFHPGNQAVLRWGKSPTILHK is encoded by the exons ATGATGGAGAACAGTGAAGAAGCAGTGGATGATCAAGGCTCAGGATGGCTTGAAGTGAAAAAG AAGCACAGAAGCAGCTCGAAGTTTTCTGTACAAAGCGGGGTTGGGGGATTTTCAGCAAAAAATGCTAATAATTTGATTAGAGGTCAGCCTTCGTCATATGAGAAGGGTGGAATTGTGCAAGGAAAATGCAGATCTCAGCTTCAAACATCTGGAAGAAATTCGGATGTACATAGCAGGGGTGGTCTTGCAAAGTCTACGGCTGAGTCAAAtgaagataaaaaggatttgTGTTATCTTGATAAATGTGTTGTTAAGCAAGACCATGAAGACCCCATGAccccttctttttttgttaaaaattctaatGGTAGTTGTGCAGATaaccaaaaaattttatcaaaggaTAAACCCCATATTGTTCACAAAATCAAGTGGGGTGATTTAGAAGATGATGTTCTGGTAGCGCATCATGAAACCAACATTGGAGCTGAAATCAAGTTCGGTGATATTGGAGATGATAATGTGCGAGGCTGTAGGAAGCATGACAATACTTGTAACTCACTTTCATGTAGTTCATGTACTAAAATCCAAGAAAACACCGTCGAAGCATCCATGGATGTAGATAGTCATTCTTGTCAGATATCTCCATTGACTCCTAAGGATGAAATAATGGAAGAAACCTTTAAAGAGGCGTGTGAAATATCTTCAGAAGCGTTGGAAGCACAGACTGACAATGACAAAGTAATTTCTGAGGATGATGGTTACAAGGAAATACATACTGAACACATCAAACCAATAAATGATAATCAAGTAGATTCTAGCTTCCTATCTTGTCAAGACTCTGGACCAGCAGCGATACTTGAGGTGCCTGATGTGATGTTGGAGGTTGGGAAGCCAAAAATATCAGAAGCATCTCTTGTAGATGGTGGTTCAAGCACAAAGATGGTTTCCCAGGGTGGAGTGTTACTTCCACCTGAGAACAGTGGACCTGAAACTCTGACTGAATCAATTATGACAGATTGTATACAGGATGGTAGAATACCTGGTGATCTGTCAAAAGCTCAGATTATAACTGCTTTTGGAGAAGGTGATGCAGGGGAAAGCAAAGAAAGGTTTAGGGAACGGCTTTGGTGCTTCCTATTTGAGAATCTTAACAGGGCAGTAGATGAACTTTATCTTCTTTGTGAACTAGAATGTGATCTAGAGCAGATGAAAGAGGCCATTCTTGTTCTCGAAGAGGCTGCTTCTGACTTTAAAGAATTAACTACAAGAGTAGAAGAATTTGAGAATGTCAAAAAGTCCTCTTCTCAAGTGGTCGACGGTGTGCCAATTACTTTAAAGAGTGACCATAGAAGGCCACATGCTCTCTCATGGGAG GTTCGTAGAATGACAACTTCACCTCACAGAGCAGAGATACTGTCTTCATCTTTAGAGGCTTTTAAAAAGATTCAACAAGAAAGAGCTGGCCGACGTCCGGGTGACAGCAAGAAATCCTTGGGGCAGGACAGGTCCAACCGTGCTTCTACATCTGGTGATAACTCGAGGAAGTCAATTATGCTGTCTGATGTAACATCCAGTGATAAAGAATCAGGGATAAAGTCAAGAAAACTCGGTGGAGGTTCCGATCTCACTCAAGGGAACCTACATGGAGAGAAACGAAACATTGAATCAGGCAAGTCTAGCAAATTATACTCTGTTCAAAATGGTCGTGACCCACCAAAGAAGTATATCTCTTCTGATGTTGCTTCATCTAGGCCACTTCTTAAGGACTATTCTGCTGCGTCTGGTTCTGGAAAGAGCAAGAGAGAATATCTTGGGTCTGAAACTGAGAAGCTGCTCCCTAGGAAAGATAAAACATTAACAGAAAATATTGTTGAAAAAAACTCCAAGAGTGTGGATCACATTAAGAGGCAAATTCCTTCTGAAAAAGACAAAGATAGGAGAAATGCTACTTCATGGAAATCCATGGATGCATGGAAGGAGAAGAGAAACTGGGAAGACATACTTTCATCTCCTTTCCGTGTTTCTTACCGTGTATCACACTCACCCAACGTTGGTAAAAAAAGTGCTGAACGTGTACGTATTTTGCATGAAAAACTAATGTCCCCtgagaagaagaggaaaactGCTTTGGATTTGAAGAAGGAAGCAGAGGAAAAGCATGCACGGGCCTTGAGGATCCGAAGTGAGTTGGAGAATGAAAGAGTTCAAAAACTTCAGCGCACCTCAGAGAAACTGATTCGTGTCAATGAGTGGCAGGCTGTTAGGACTATGAAGTTAAGAGAGGGAATGCATGCCCGTCAGCAGCGTAGTGAATCACGACATGAAGCTTTTCTAGCAGAAGTTGTGAGGAGAGCTGGTGATGAAAGCAGTAAAGTGAATGAGGTTCGTTTCATTACTTcattaaatgaagaaaataaaaagcttATGCTGCGCCAGAAACTGCAAGATTCAGAGTTGAGGAGAGCTGAAAAACTTCAAGTGATGAAAACTAAGCAGAAAGAAGATATGGCTAGAGAGGAAGCTGTTTTAGAACGCAGAAAGCTCATTGAAGCTGAAAAGTTACAACGTCTTGCTGAGACACAGAGGAAAAAGGAGGAGGCTCAAATTAGGAGGGAAGAAGAACGGAAGGCATCAAGTGCAGCCAGGGAGGCAAGGGCCATAGAGCAGCTTCGGAGGAGGGAGGAAAGAGCCAAAGCTCAGCAAGAGGAAGCTGAACTTCTAGCACAGAAATTAGCTGAAAGACTTAGTGAAAGTGAGCAACGTCGTAAATTTTACCTTGAACAAATACGCGAGAGAGCTTCTATGGATTTCAGGGATCAGTCTTCACCTTTACTGCGCCGATCTGTTAATAAAGAGAGTCAGGGCAGATCTACACCAACCAACAATAGTGATGATTGTCAAGCAAATGGTAGTGTTATTTTAGGAAACTCTGCACTTGCGACAGGCAATGGTGCTTTGCAACACTCGCTGAAGCGAAGGATTAAAAGAATTCGGCAAAGACTTATGGCTCTAAAATTCGAATTTTCTGAGCCTCCTGCTGCTCCTGAGAATACTGGTATTGGATATAGAACAACCGTGGGAACTGCAAGAGCAAAAATTGGGAGGTGGCTTCAGGAACTGCAGAAACTTCGTCAAGCCAGAAAAGAAGGAGCCTCAAGTATAGGGTTAATAACTGCTGAAATGGTCAAG TTTTTGGAGGGAAAGGAACCCGAGCTGCAGGCTTCTCGCCAAGCTGGTCTGCTTGATTTTATTGCTTCTGCCCTGCCTGCTTCACATACATCAAAACCTGAAGCTTGTCAGGTGACAATACATCTTTTAAAACTTCTGAGGGTGGTGTTATCTACTCCTGTGAACAGGagttattttcttgctcagaATCTTTTACCTCCTATGATCCCCATGCTGTCAGCAGCCCTTGAAAACTATATAAAGATTGCTGCATCTTTAAATCTCCCTGGAAGCACCAACTCGCTATCATGCAAAACActacttgaaaattttgaatcagTCTCTGAAGTATTAGATGGTTTTTTATGGACGGTCTCCGCAATTATTGGTCATATAAGCTCTGATGAACGACAACTCCAAATGCGAGATGGCTTGCTGGAGTTATTAATTGCCTACCAAGTTATTCACCGGCTGCGAGATCTTTTTGCACTGTATGATAGGCCCCAGGTTGAAGGGTCCCCGTTCCCTTCTTCAATTCTCTTGAGCATCCATCTACTGGTGGTTTTGACATCCAGTCCTGGAAATAGTTCCATTAATTGGGAATCTTTACCTATTGAAATGGAACTGGGTAATGAAAGTCAAGAAACTAAGATTGCAGCCACTCCTGATTGTGGATGTTCCTTTGTAAATAGTAACACTGGAGATGATAGACCTCCATTATCTGCACTAAATGGTAGCGTAGTTGCACCGCTATCTGATGTACCAGAGGATAGACCATTAGATGAATCATgtagaataaataaaaatgataatttagtATTAATAGGCAAAGATGTTGAAAGGAAGACAACTGATGGTTCAGTTCAGTTGAATAATGTTAGCACTGCCAGGATAGATGGTACAGATGTCTCACCGAAAAATCTAGTTGAGCAGAAGGAAGAGAAACTTGTCATCATTCCCAGTGAGGAGAAATTGAATGAAAACATATCAAGCCTGAAACAACCGTTGGCATTCCTTCTTTCCACTATATCTGAAACTGGATTAGTCAGTCTTCCTTCTCTGTTGACGAGTGTGCTACTTCAAGCAAACAATAGATTATCTTCTGATCAG GCGTCAAATGCCCTTCCATCTAATTTTGAAGAGGTGGCAACTGGAGTGCTGAAGGTTCTGAACAATTTGGCTCTACTGGATATTACATTTATGCAGAGAATGCTG GCTAGGCCAGACCTGAAAATGGAGTTTTTCCACTTGATGAGTTTCCTTCTTTCTTATTGCACGAGCAAATGGAAAGCAGCTAATGATCAG ATTGGTTTGCTTCTCCTTGAATCTATGCTGCTTCTTGGATACTTTGCCTTGTTCCACCCTGGGAATCAAGCTGTTCTTCGATGGGGTAAAAGTCCTACAATACTTCACAAG TGA
- the LOC18604780 gene encoding uncharacterized protein LOC18604780 isoform X3: MMENSEEAVDDQGSGWLEVKKKHRSSSKFSVQSGVGGFSAKNANNLIRGQPSSYEKGGIVQGKCRSQLQTSGRNSDVHSRGGLAKSTAESNEDKKDLCYLDKCVVKQDHEDPMTPSFFVKNSNGSCADNQKILSKDKPHIVHKIKWGDLEDDVLVAHHETNIGAEIKFGDIGDDNVRGCRKHDNTCNSLSCSSCTKIQENTVEASMDVDSHSCQISPLTPKDEIMEETFKEACEISSEALEAQTDNDKVISEDDGYKEIHTEHIKPINDNQVDSSFLSCQDSGPAAILEVPDVMLEVGKPKISEASLVDGGSSTKMVSQGGVLLPPENSGPETLTESIMTDCIQDGRIPGDLSKAQIITAFGEGDAGESKERFRERLWCFLFENLNRAVDELYLLCELECDLEQMKEAILVLEEAASDFKELTTRVEEFENVKKSSSQVVDGVPITLKSDHRRPHALSWEVRRMTTSPHRAEILSSSLEAFKKIQQERAGRRPGDSKKSLGQDRSNRASTSGDNSRKSIMLSDVTSSDKESGIKSRKLGGGSDLTQGNLHGEKRNIESGKSSKLYSVQNGRDPPKKYISSDVASSRPLLKDYSAASGSGKSKREYLGSETEKLLPRKDKTLTENIVEKNSKSVDHIKRQIPSEKDKDRRNATSWKSMDAWKEKRNWEDILSSPFRVSYRVSHSPNVGKKSAERVRILHEKLMSPEKKRKTALDLKKEAEEKHARALRIRSELENERVQKLQRTSEKLIRVNEWQAVRTMKLREGMHARQQRSESRHEAFLAEVVRRAGDESSKVNEVRFITSLNEENKKLMLRQKLQDSELRRAEKLQVMKTKQKEDMAREEAVLERRKLIEAEKLQRLAETQRKKEEAQIRREEERKASSAAREARAIEQLRRREERAKAQQEEAELLAQKLAERLSESEQRRKFYLEQIRERASMDFRDQSSPLLRRSVNKESQGRSTPTNNSDDCQANGSVILGNSALATGNGALQHSLKRRIKRIRQRLMALKFEFSEPPAAPENTGIGYRTTVGTARAKIGRWLQELQKLRQARKEGASSIGLITAEMVKFLEGKEPELQASRQAGLLDFIASALPASHTSKPEACQVTIHLLKLLRVVLSTPVNRSYFLAQNLLPPMIPMLSAALENYIKIAASLNLPGSTNSLSCKTLLENFESVSEVLDGFLWTVSAIIGHISSDERQLQMRDGLLELLIAYQVIHRLRDLFALYDRPQVEGSPFPSSILLSIHLLVVLTSSPGNSSINWESLPIEMELGNESQETKIAATPDCGCSFVNSNTGDDRPPLSALNGSVVAPLSDVPEDRPLDESCRINKNDNLVLIGKDVERKTTDGSVQLNNVSTARIDGTDVSPKNLVEQKEEKLVIIPSEEKLNENISSLKQPLAFLLSTISETGLVSLPSLLTSVLLQANNRLSSDQASNALPSNFEEVATGVLKVLNNLALLDITFMQRMLARPDLKMEFFHLMSFLLSYCTSKWKAANDQVVFCTSLFLMHAEMARVIQMTFLSQIGLLLLESMLLLGYFALFHPGNQAVLRWGKSPTILHK, from the exons ATGATGGAGAACAGTGAAGAAGCAGTGGATGATCAAGGCTCAGGATGGCTTGAAGTGAAAAAG AAGCACAGAAGCAGCTCGAAGTTTTCTGTACAAAGCGGGGTTGGGGGATTTTCAGCAAAAAATGCTAATAATTTGATTAGAGGTCAGCCTTCGTCATATGAGAAGGGTGGAATTGTGCAAGGAAAATGCAGATCTCAGCTTCAAACATCTGGAAGAAATTCGGATGTACATAGCAGGGGTGGTCTTGCAAAGTCTACGGCTGAGTCAAAtgaagataaaaaggatttgTGTTATCTTGATAAATGTGTTGTTAAGCAAGACCATGAAGACCCCATGAccccttctttttttgttaaaaattctaatGGTAGTTGTGCAGATaaccaaaaaattttatcaaaggaTAAACCCCATATTGTTCACAAAATCAAGTGGGGTGATTTAGAAGATGATGTTCTGGTAGCGCATCATGAAACCAACATTGGAGCTGAAATCAAGTTCGGTGATATTGGAGATGATAATGTGCGAGGCTGTAGGAAGCATGACAATACTTGTAACTCACTTTCATGTAGTTCATGTACTAAAATCCAAGAAAACACCGTCGAAGCATCCATGGATGTAGATAGTCATTCTTGTCAGATATCTCCATTGACTCCTAAGGATGAAATAATGGAAGAAACCTTTAAAGAGGCGTGTGAAATATCTTCAGAAGCGTTGGAAGCACAGACTGACAATGACAAAGTAATTTCTGAGGATGATGGTTACAAGGAAATACATACTGAACACATCAAACCAATAAATGATAATCAAGTAGATTCTAGCTTCCTATCTTGTCAAGACTCTGGACCAGCAGCGATACTTGAGGTGCCTGATGTGATGTTGGAGGTTGGGAAGCCAAAAATATCAGAAGCATCTCTTGTAGATGGTGGTTCAAGCACAAAGATGGTTTCCCAGGGTGGAGTGTTACTTCCACCTGAGAACAGTGGACCTGAAACTCTGACTGAATCAATTATGACAGATTGTATACAGGATGGTAGAATACCTGGTGATCTGTCAAAAGCTCAGATTATAACTGCTTTTGGAGAAGGTGATGCAGGGGAAAGCAAAGAAAGGTTTAGGGAACGGCTTTGGTGCTTCCTATTTGAGAATCTTAACAGGGCAGTAGATGAACTTTATCTTCTTTGTGAACTAGAATGTGATCTAGAGCAGATGAAAGAGGCCATTCTTGTTCTCGAAGAGGCTGCTTCTGACTTTAAAGAATTAACTACAAGAGTAGAAGAATTTGAGAATGTCAAAAAGTCCTCTTCTCAAGTGGTCGACGGTGTGCCAATTACTTTAAAGAGTGACCATAGAAGGCCACATGCTCTCTCATGGGAG GTTCGTAGAATGACAACTTCACCTCACAGAGCAGAGATACTGTCTTCATCTTTAGAGGCTTTTAAAAAGATTCAACAAGAAAGAGCTGGCCGACGTCCGGGTGACAGCAAGAAATCCTTGGGGCAGGACAGGTCCAACCGTGCTTCTACATCTGGTGATAACTCGAGGAAGTCAATTATGCTGTCTGATGTAACATCCAGTGATAAAGAATCAGGGATAAAGTCAAGAAAACTCGGTGGAGGTTCCGATCTCACTCAAGGGAACCTACATGGAGAGAAACGAAACATTGAATCAGGCAAGTCTAGCAAATTATACTCTGTTCAAAATGGTCGTGACCCACCAAAGAAGTATATCTCTTCTGATGTTGCTTCATCTAGGCCACTTCTTAAGGACTATTCTGCTGCGTCTGGTTCTGGAAAGAGCAAGAGAGAATATCTTGGGTCTGAAACTGAGAAGCTGCTCCCTAGGAAAGATAAAACATTAACAGAAAATATTGTTGAAAAAAACTCCAAGAGTGTGGATCACATTAAGAGGCAAATTCCTTCTGAAAAAGACAAAGATAGGAGAAATGCTACTTCATGGAAATCCATGGATGCATGGAAGGAGAAGAGAAACTGGGAAGACATACTTTCATCTCCTTTCCGTGTTTCTTACCGTGTATCACACTCACCCAACGTTGGTAAAAAAAGTGCTGAACGTGTACGTATTTTGCATGAAAAACTAATGTCCCCtgagaagaagaggaaaactGCTTTGGATTTGAAGAAGGAAGCAGAGGAAAAGCATGCACGGGCCTTGAGGATCCGAAGTGAGTTGGAGAATGAAAGAGTTCAAAAACTTCAGCGCACCTCAGAGAAACTGATTCGTGTCAATGAGTGGCAGGCTGTTAGGACTATGAAGTTAAGAGAGGGAATGCATGCCCGTCAGCAGCGTAGTGAATCACGACATGAAGCTTTTCTAGCAGAAGTTGTGAGGAGAGCTGGTGATGAAAGCAGTAAAGTGAATGAGGTTCGTTTCATTACTTcattaaatgaagaaaataaaaagcttATGCTGCGCCAGAAACTGCAAGATTCAGAGTTGAGGAGAGCTGAAAAACTTCAAGTGATGAAAACTAAGCAGAAAGAAGATATGGCTAGAGAGGAAGCTGTTTTAGAACGCAGAAAGCTCATTGAAGCTGAAAAGTTACAACGTCTTGCTGAGACACAGAGGAAAAAGGAGGAGGCTCAAATTAGGAGGGAAGAAGAACGGAAGGCATCAAGTGCAGCCAGGGAGGCAAGGGCCATAGAGCAGCTTCGGAGGAGGGAGGAAAGAGCCAAAGCTCAGCAAGAGGAAGCTGAACTTCTAGCACAGAAATTAGCTGAAAGACTTAGTGAAAGTGAGCAACGTCGTAAATTTTACCTTGAACAAATACGCGAGAGAGCTTCTATGGATTTCAGGGATCAGTCTTCACCTTTACTGCGCCGATCTGTTAATAAAGAGAGTCAGGGCAGATCTACACCAACCAACAATAGTGATGATTGTCAAGCAAATGGTAGTGTTATTTTAGGAAACTCTGCACTTGCGACAGGCAATGGTGCTTTGCAACACTCGCTGAAGCGAAGGATTAAAAGAATTCGGCAAAGACTTATGGCTCTAAAATTCGAATTTTCTGAGCCTCCTGCTGCTCCTGAGAATACTGGTATTGGATATAGAACAACCGTGGGAACTGCAAGAGCAAAAATTGGGAGGTGGCTTCAGGAACTGCAGAAACTTCGTCAAGCCAGAAAAGAAGGAGCCTCAAGTATAGGGTTAATAACTGCTGAAATGGTCAAG TTTTTGGAGGGAAAGGAACCCGAGCTGCAGGCTTCTCGCCAAGCTGGTCTGCTTGATTTTATTGCTTCTGCCCTGCCTGCTTCACATACATCAAAACCTGAAGCTTGTCAGGTGACAATACATCTTTTAAAACTTCTGAGGGTGGTGTTATCTACTCCTGTGAACAGGagttattttcttgctcagaATCTTTTACCTCCTATGATCCCCATGCTGTCAGCAGCCCTTGAAAACTATATAAAGATTGCTGCATCTTTAAATCTCCCTGGAAGCACCAACTCGCTATCATGCAAAACActacttgaaaattttgaatcagTCTCTGAAGTATTAGATGGTTTTTTATGGACGGTCTCCGCAATTATTGGTCATATAAGCTCTGATGAACGACAACTCCAAATGCGAGATGGCTTGCTGGAGTTATTAATTGCCTACCAAGTTATTCACCGGCTGCGAGATCTTTTTGCACTGTATGATAGGCCCCAGGTTGAAGGGTCCCCGTTCCCTTCTTCAATTCTCTTGAGCATCCATCTACTGGTGGTTTTGACATCCAGTCCTGGAAATAGTTCCATTAATTGGGAATCTTTACCTATTGAAATGGAACTGGGTAATGAAAGTCAAGAAACTAAGATTGCAGCCACTCCTGATTGTGGATGTTCCTTTGTAAATAGTAACACTGGAGATGATAGACCTCCATTATCTGCACTAAATGGTAGCGTAGTTGCACCGCTATCTGATGTACCAGAGGATAGACCATTAGATGAATCATgtagaataaataaaaatgataatttagtATTAATAGGCAAAGATGTTGAAAGGAAGACAACTGATGGTTCAGTTCAGTTGAATAATGTTAGCACTGCCAGGATAGATGGTACAGATGTCTCACCGAAAAATCTAGTTGAGCAGAAGGAAGAGAAACTTGTCATCATTCCCAGTGAGGAGAAATTGAATGAAAACATATCAAGCCTGAAACAACCGTTGGCATTCCTTCTTTCCACTATATCTGAAACTGGATTAGTCAGTCTTCCTTCTCTGTTGACGAGTGTGCTACTTCAAGCAAACAATAGATTATCTTCTGATCAG GCGTCAAATGCCCTTCCATCTAATTTTGAAGAGGTGGCAACTGGAGTGCTGAAGGTTCTGAACAATTTGGCTCTACTGGATATTACATTTATGCAGAGAATGCTG GCTAGGCCAGACCTGAAAATGGAGTTTTTCCACTTGATGAGTTTCCTTCTTTCTTATTGCACGAGCAAATGGAAAGCAGCTAATGATCAGGTGGTTTTCTGCACTTCACTATTTCTGATGCATGCAGAAATGGCAAGAGTCATACAAATGACCT TTCTGTCTCAGATTGGTTTGCTTCTCCTTGAATCTATGCTGCTTCTTGGATACTTTGCCTTGTTCCACCCTGGGAATCAAGCTGTTCTTCGATGGGGTAAAAGTCCTACAATACTTCACAAG TGA